The proteins below come from a single Aquipuribacter hungaricus genomic window:
- a CDS encoding carbohydrate ABC transporter permease encodes MTTTTTPTVPAVAARPRGRRRPLRSSRAVVGWLYATPTLVFLVLFFLVPVLLVVRMSLSDWPLFAGDRGLNAPDNYVAAVDLRLFWPAVAFTLTYTVVTTVILLAVSLGLALLVQESSRWKSLVRTAFLVPSALGLASASLLFYALYSPQSGPFGQALQGLGVVDEPVSFLGTPTSALWSTVFLIVWRFAGFYMLLLLVGLQAISGDVYEAARIDGAGWWQTFTRITVPLLRPSLALCTILCVTGSLLAFDQFYILTKGGPDNSTVTIVQLVYNVAFQGQNDLGVAAAVSMIVLGALVLLNVAQLKGLRGGDR; translated from the coding sequence ATGACGACCACGACGACGCCGACGGTGCCCGCCGTCGCGGCACGTCCGCGCGGCAGGCGGCGCCCGCTGCGCAGCTCCCGGGCCGTCGTCGGCTGGCTGTACGCCACGCCGACCCTGGTCTTCCTCGTCCTGTTCTTCCTCGTCCCCGTGCTGCTGGTCGTCCGGATGTCGCTGTCGGACTGGCCGCTGTTCGCCGGGGACCGGGGGCTCAACGCGCCCGACAACTACGTGGCCGCCGTCGACCTGCGCCTGTTCTGGCCGGCCGTGGCGTTCACCCTCACCTACACCGTGGTGACGACCGTCATCCTGCTCGCGGTCTCCCTCGGCCTCGCGCTGCTGGTCCAGGAGAGCAGCCGGTGGAAGAGCCTCGTCCGGACCGCCTTCCTCGTGCCCAGCGCGCTCGGGCTGGCCTCGGCCTCCCTGCTGTTCTACGCGCTGTACAGCCCGCAGTCGGGCCCGTTCGGGCAGGCGCTGCAGGGCCTCGGCGTCGTGGACGAGCCCGTGTCGTTCCTCGGGACGCCGACCTCGGCGCTGTGGTCGACGGTGTTCCTCATCGTCTGGCGCTTCGCCGGCTTCTACATGCTGCTGCTCCTCGTGGGGCTGCAGGCCATCTCCGGGGACGTCTACGAGGCGGCCCGGATCGACGGCGCCGGCTGGTGGCAGACCTTCACCCGCATCACGGTGCCGCTGCTGCGGCCCTCGCTCGCGCTGTGCACGATCCTCTGCGTCACCGGGTCGCTGCTGGCGTTCGACCAGTTCTACATCCTCACCAAGGGCGGGCCGGACAACAGCACGGTGACCATCGTCCAGCTCGTCTACAACGTCGCCTTCCAGGGCCAGAACGACCTGGGCGTGGCGGCGGCGGTGTCGATGATCGTCCTCGGGGCGCTGGTCCTGCTCAACGTCGCCCAGCTCAAGGGCCTGCGGGGAGGGGACCGCTGA
- a CDS encoding ABC transporter substrate-binding protein, whose amino-acid sequence MTRRWTARRRTVLAVTTAGVLVAGLAACGGGDSAPAAGGSGEGGVEGVDDGTTLTLWTRAPLEYQANLLVDAYNETHENQVELTITPNDDYVSRVGAAAGSGELPDLFAADIVYVPNWTEAGLFADITDRVSQLDHADEINQGHLDAGTYEDAQYVLPFVLDLSVIFWNKELYAEAGLDPEQGPTTVEEFKEHALAVQALGKPGVYGTYFGGNCGGCNVFTWFPMVWASGEEVMNEDGTEALLAGDAAKEVYGTWRELWEAGAVAPGSRDETGATWVADFQEGNIGVMPYPATLLATADETVDVGVVPIPGVDGGQSTFVGGDGIGISKDSENADAAWNFLQWLMSEEAQVEVLAANDSTVSRSDLADNEYSREDPRVLAINEVAGAPDSRTPVAVNFQQAFNAPDSPWVTLFRNAVFEGGTSVDEDAEAVTEVLGQ is encoded by the coding sequence ATGACACGCAGGTGGACAGCCCGTCGGCGGACGGTCCTGGCCGTCACGACGGCCGGGGTGCTCGTGGCCGGCCTGGCGGCGTGCGGCGGCGGGGACAGCGCCCCCGCGGCCGGCGGCAGCGGCGAGGGCGGCGTGGAGGGGGTGGACGACGGCACGACGCTCACGCTCTGGACCCGGGCGCCCCTGGAGTACCAGGCCAACCTCCTCGTCGACGCCTACAACGAGACGCACGAGAACCAGGTCGAGCTCACCATCACCCCCAACGACGACTACGTCTCGCGCGTCGGCGCCGCCGCCGGCAGCGGCGAGCTGCCCGACCTCTTCGCCGCGGACATCGTGTACGTCCCGAACTGGACCGAGGCAGGGCTCTTCGCCGACATCACCGACCGGGTCTCGCAGCTGGACCACGCCGACGAGATCAACCAGGGCCACCTGGACGCCGGGACCTACGAGGACGCGCAGTACGTGCTGCCCTTCGTGCTCGACCTGTCGGTGATCTTCTGGAACAAGGAGCTGTACGCCGAGGCGGGCCTGGACCCCGAGCAGGGCCCGACCACGGTCGAGGAGTTCAAGGAGCACGCCCTCGCGGTCCAGGCGCTGGGGAAGCCCGGCGTGTACGGCACGTACTTCGGCGGCAACTGCGGCGGCTGCAACGTCTTCACGTGGTTCCCCATGGTGTGGGCCTCGGGCGAGGAGGTCATGAACGAGGACGGGACCGAGGCGCTGCTCGCCGGCGACGCCGCCAAGGAGGTCTACGGCACCTGGCGGGAGCTGTGGGAGGCCGGCGCGGTCGCCCCGGGCAGCCGCGACGAGACCGGCGCGACCTGGGTGGCCGACTTCCAGGAGGGCAACATCGGCGTGATGCCGTACCCGGCGACCCTGCTGGCCACGGCCGACGAGACGGTCGACGTCGGCGTCGTGCCGATCCCGGGCGTCGACGGCGGCCAGTCGACGTTCGTCGGCGGCGACGGCATCGGCATCTCCAAGGACTCCGAGAACGCGGACGCCGCGTGGAACTTCCTCCAGTGGCTGATGTCGGAGGAGGCCCAGGTCGAGGTGCTCGCGGCCAACGACAGCACGGTCTCCCGCAGCGACCTGGCTGACAACGAGTACAGCCGCGAGGACCCCCGGGTCCTGGCGATCAACGAGGTCGCCGGCGCGCCGGACAGCAGGACCCCGGTCGCGGTGAACTTCCAGCAGGCGTTCAACGCGCCCGACAGCCCCTGGGTGACGCTGTTCCGCAACGCCGTCTTCGAGGGCGGCACGTCCGTCGACGAGGACGCCGAGGCCGTCACCGAGGTGCTCGGCCAGTGA
- a CDS encoding DeoR/GlpR family DNA-binding transcription regulator, which translates to MREFAQERQDRILSGLKEHGRVEVAGLAVALGVSEDTVRRDLRALAAAGHVQKTHGGAVAVDPARASWADRQDLAVDEKAGIAAAAVQLVAPGQTLMLDAGSTVLAFARAVLLAQHLRPLTVVTSSVDVALALGERGSGVTVHVTGGAWDARSRSLVGPAAVAGTARYRADWAVLGACALHPRVGATSVDLLDAEVKTAMAAGSARVAVLADSSKHGTTAPYLVAAPDGLDVLVTDVPDAAEQWRGHDVRVVLAPAPAATPTS; encoded by the coding sequence ATGCGGGAGTTCGCCCAGGAGCGGCAAGACAGGATTCTGTCCGGCCTCAAGGAGCACGGCCGCGTCGAGGTGGCCGGGCTGGCTGTCGCCCTCGGGGTGTCCGAGGACACCGTTAGGCGCGACCTGCGCGCCCTCGCCGCCGCCGGGCACGTGCAGAAGACCCACGGTGGCGCGGTGGCGGTCGACCCCGCACGGGCGTCCTGGGCCGACCGGCAGGACCTCGCCGTCGACGAGAAGGCGGGCATCGCGGCCGCGGCCGTACAGCTGGTCGCTCCCGGGCAGACCCTCATGCTCGACGCCGGCTCCACCGTCCTGGCGTTCGCCCGGGCGGTGCTCCTCGCGCAGCACCTGCGCCCCCTCACCGTGGTGACCAGCTCGGTGGACGTCGCGCTCGCCCTGGGGGAGCGCGGCTCCGGCGTCACGGTGCACGTGACCGGCGGGGCCTGGGACGCCCGGTCGCGCTCGCTCGTCGGGCCGGCTGCCGTGGCGGGCACCGCCCGCTACCGCGCCGACTGGGCGGTGCTCGGCGCCTGCGCGCTGCACCCGCGGGTCGGTGCCACGTCCGTCGACCTCCTCGACGCGGAGGTCAAGACCGCCATGGCCGCCGGCTCTGCGCGCGTGGCCGTGCTCGCCGACAGCAGCAAGCACGGCACCACCGCCCCCTACCTGGTCGCGGCGCCCGACGGGCTCGACGTCCTCGTCACCGACGTCCCCGACGCGGCCGAGCAGTGGCGCGGGCACGACGTCCGGGTCGTCCTTGCCCCGGCGCCGGCGGCCACCCCGACGTCCTGA
- a CDS encoding carbohydrate ABC transporter permease, translating into MATTTRPARTPAAAGGSRDRGPSVGSLLARTPAVVLAGGLAVVFLFPLVWAAVASVSPQGGTAQSVGWGFANYVTLANYQAGIWQYLLNSVIVSGLTVVLTLTTSLLGGYAFAMFRFPGKDLLFLLTLAILMVPYATLLIPLYVLLNALGLSNSLVGLALVLTMFQLPFATFMMRISFESVPRELEESALVDGCGTFGALRRVLLPAVKPGLITVGLFAFLAAWNDFITPLILISDSGKVPLPLAVANMRQQVMGIVDYGATEAGVVVLALPCVVLFLLLQRHYVRGFMSGALKG; encoded by the coding sequence ATGGCGACCACCACGCGCCCGGCCCGCACCCCCGCCGCCGCCGGCGGCAGCCGCGACCGGGGCCCGTCGGTCGGCTCCCTGCTCGCCCGCACGCCGGCGGTCGTCCTCGCCGGCGGCCTGGCGGTCGTCTTCCTGTTCCCGCTGGTGTGGGCGGCCGTCGCGTCCGTCTCGCCGCAGGGCGGGACCGCGCAGAGCGTCGGCTGGGGCTTCGCCAACTACGTGACGCTGGCCAACTACCAGGCCGGGATCTGGCAGTACCTGCTCAACTCCGTCATCGTCTCCGGGCTGACGGTCGTCCTCACGCTGACCACGTCGCTGCTGGGCGGCTACGCCTTCGCGATGTTCCGGTTCCCGGGCAAGGACCTGCTCTTCCTGCTCACGCTGGCGATCCTCATGGTCCCGTACGCGACGCTGCTCATCCCGCTGTACGTGCTGCTCAACGCCCTCGGGCTGTCGAACTCGCTCGTCGGCCTGGCCCTCGTGCTCACCATGTTCCAGCTGCCGTTCGCGACGTTCATGATGCGGATCTCGTTCGAGTCCGTGCCGCGCGAGCTCGAGGAGTCGGCGCTGGTCGACGGCTGCGGCACGTTCGGCGCGCTGCGGCGGGTGCTGCTGCCCGCCGTCAAGCCCGGGCTCATCACGGTCGGGCTCTTCGCCTTCCTCGCCGCGTGGAACGACTTCATCACGCCGCTGATCCTCATCAGCGACTCCGGCAAGGTCCCGCTGCCGCTCGCGGTGGCCAACATGCGCCAGCAGGTCATGGGCATCGTCGACTACGGCGCCACGGAGGCCGGCGTCGTGGTGCTCGCCCTGCCGTGCGTCGTCCTGTTCCTCCTCCTGCAGCGCCACTACGTGCGGGGGTTCATGTCCGGTGCTCTCAAGGGGTGA
- a CDS encoding glycoside hydrolase family 127 protein has translation MTSQAVLGHRTTGRADAPGSGRPVDPVGGTLRPLGVHEVQITGGFWGDRQRTNGERGIAHVEHWLEREGWLGNFDAAVQGRLPQDRTGREFADTEVYKLLEAMAWEIGRTGSPALEARFAAIVSRVSAAQEPDGYVGTCYGRPGQAPRWSDLEWGHELYGIGHLVQAAVARARVSGVDDELVRVACRAADHVCEVFGADGIQSVDGHPEIEPALVELYRVTGQARYLEQARLFVERRGHQVLEDVEFGRSYFQDDVPVREADVLRGHAVRATYLASGAVDVAVETGDTELLAAVDRQWRATVARRTYVTGGMGSRHQDEAFGEDWVLPPDRAYSETCAGIGSVMLSWRLLLATGETRFADLVERTLFNVVATSPGHDGTSFFYTNTLHQRVLGSVPDPDRAVGRAASSLRAPWFSVSCCPTNVARTFASLGAYLATVDDDGLQLHQYAPSRVSTRLADGRRIELEVRTEYPRAGSVRVVVLEDAGSPWTLSLRVPGWAAGAVLEVDGASEPVAPGTVTVHRRFRAGEQVVLELPVQPRLTRPHPRIDAVRGCVAVERGPEVLCAESVDLPFDGSVDDLVVDPSAPLVEVDGAVTLRARRVVTADAAWPYDPAGPGGPAGPSGLGAGGSPAVGSPSGGSPVGRAGHDASDGGPRQPVDEFDVVLRPYHDWANRGPATMRVWLPTV, from the coding sequence ATGACGTCGCAGGCAGTGCTCGGCCACCGGACGACGGGCCGGGCCGACGCGCCGGGCTCCGGCCGGCCGGTGGACCCGGTCGGCGGGACGCTCCGACCGCTCGGGGTGCACGAGGTCCAGATCACCGGCGGCTTCTGGGGCGACCGGCAGCGGACGAACGGGGAGCGGGGGATCGCCCACGTCGAGCACTGGCTCGAGCGCGAGGGCTGGCTCGGCAACTTCGACGCCGCCGTCCAGGGCCGGCTGCCGCAGGACCGCACGGGCCGGGAGTTCGCCGACACCGAGGTCTACAAGCTGCTCGAGGCCATGGCCTGGGAGATCGGCCGGACCGGCTCGCCGGCCCTCGAGGCGCGCTTCGCGGCCATCGTGTCCCGCGTCTCGGCCGCCCAGGAGCCCGACGGCTACGTCGGCACCTGCTACGGGCGGCCGGGGCAGGCGCCGCGCTGGTCGGACCTGGAGTGGGGCCACGAGCTGTACGGCATCGGGCACCTCGTCCAGGCCGCGGTCGCCCGGGCCCGCGTCAGCGGGGTCGACGACGAGCTGGTGCGCGTGGCCTGCCGTGCCGCCGACCACGTCTGCGAGGTCTTCGGCGCCGACGGCATCCAGTCCGTCGACGGGCACCCGGAGATCGAGCCGGCGCTTGTCGAGCTGTACCGCGTGACCGGCCAGGCCCGGTACCTCGAGCAGGCGCGGCTGTTCGTCGAGCGGCGCGGGCACCAGGTGCTCGAGGACGTCGAGTTCGGCCGGTCGTACTTCCAGGACGACGTCCCGGTGCGCGAGGCGGACGTGCTGCGAGGCCACGCCGTGCGCGCGACCTACCTGGCCTCGGGCGCGGTCGACGTCGCCGTCGAGACCGGGGACACCGAGCTGCTGGCGGCGGTCGACCGGCAGTGGCGGGCCACGGTGGCCCGCCGCACCTACGTGACGGGCGGGATGGGGTCGAGGCACCAGGACGAGGCGTTCGGCGAGGACTGGGTGCTCCCGCCCGACCGCGCCTACTCCGAGACCTGCGCCGGCATCGGGTCGGTCATGCTGTCGTGGCGGCTGCTGCTGGCCACGGGGGAGACGCGCTTCGCCGACCTCGTCGAGCGCACCCTGTTCAACGTCGTCGCGACCTCGCCCGGCCACGACGGCACGAGCTTCTTCTACACGAACACGCTGCACCAGCGCGTGCTCGGCAGCGTGCCCGACCCCGACCGCGCGGTCGGTCGCGCGGCCTCGTCGCTGCGCGCACCGTGGTTCTCGGTGTCGTGCTGCCCCACCAACGTGGCCCGTACCTTCGCCAGCCTCGGCGCCTACCTGGCCACCGTGGACGACGACGGCCTGCAGCTGCACCAGTACGCGCCGTCCCGGGTGTCGACCCGGCTGGCGGACGGCCGCCGCATCGAGCTCGAGGTCCGCACGGAGTACCCGCGCGCCGGGTCGGTCCGGGTGGTCGTGCTCGAGGACGCGGGCTCACCGTGGACGCTGAGCCTGCGCGTGCCCGGGTGGGCCGCGGGTGCCGTCCTGGAGGTCGACGGGGCGTCCGAGCCGGTCGCGCCCGGGACGGTCACGGTGCACCGCCGGTTCCGGGCGGGGGAGCAGGTGGTGCTCGAGCTGCCGGTGCAGCCGCGCCTGACCCGGCCGCACCCCCGCATCGACGCCGTCCGAGGGTGCGTGGCGGTCGAGCGCGGCCCGGAGGTGCTGTGCGCGGAGTCCGTCGACCTGCCCTTCGACGGCTCGGTCGACGACCTGGTCGTCGACCCGTCCGCCCCGCTCGTCGAGGTGGACGGGGCCGTGACGCTGCGCGCGCGGCGCGTGGTGACGGCGGACGCCGCATGGCCGTACGACCCGGCCGGCCCGGGCGGGCCGGCCGGTCCCAGCGGCCTGGGTGCCGGCGGCTCTCCCGCCGTCGGCTCGCCCTCTGGCGGCTCGCCCGTCGGTCGGGCGGGCCACGACGCGTCCGACGGGGGTCCCCGTCAGCCCGTCGACGAGTTCGACGTGGTCCTGCGGCCGTACCACGACTGGGCCAACCGCGGCCCGGCCACGATGCGCGTCTGGCTGCCGACGGTCTGA
- a CDS encoding LacI family DNA-binding transcriptional regulator, which translates to MTTASEPRPGQRPATLSDVARLAGVSIATASKALNGRQQVRAETRTRVIEAAERLSFSPNALARGLIAGRTGTVGLLTSDLEGRFSIPILLGAEDAFGSGSTSVLLCDARGDAIRESHHLRALLSRRVDGLIVVGARPDSRPSIGRALPVPVVYAYAPSEHKDDLSLVVDNHGGGRAAVRHLLDCGRSRIAHITGDPSYGATQDRANGALAELATEGVPLAGGRVLFGAWSEAWGRGATRMLLSQSPDVDAVFAGSDQIARGVLDALQEAGRSVPDDVAVIGFDNWEIFAAGARPALSSIDMNLQQLGRVAAQRLFAAIRGTMGSGVEKLPCRLVPRESTAPAA; encoded by the coding sequence GTGACGACAGCGTCCGAGCCGCGCCCCGGGCAGCGGCCGGCGACCCTCAGCGACGTGGCCCGCCTGGCAGGGGTGTCCATCGCGACCGCGTCCAAGGCGCTCAACGGCCGGCAGCAGGTGCGCGCCGAGACCCGCACCCGGGTCATCGAGGCGGCCGAGCGCCTGTCCTTCTCGCCGAACGCGCTCGCGCGGGGTCTCATCGCCGGCCGCACCGGGACGGTCGGGCTGCTCACGTCGGACCTGGAGGGCCGCTTCTCCATCCCCATCCTGCTGGGCGCCGAGGACGCGTTCGGCTCGGGGAGCACCTCGGTGCTGCTGTGCGACGCCCGCGGGGACGCCATCCGCGAGAGCCACCACCTGAGGGCGCTGCTGTCGCGCCGGGTCGACGGCCTCATCGTCGTGGGCGCGCGCCCGGACTCCCGGCCCTCGATCGGCCGGGCCCTGCCGGTCCCGGTGGTGTACGCCTACGCCCCCTCCGAGCACAAGGACGACCTGTCGCTCGTGGTCGACAACCACGGCGGAGGCCGCGCCGCCGTGCGCCACCTGCTCGACTGCGGACGGTCGCGGATCGCGCACATCACCGGGGACCCGTCCTACGGCGCCACGCAGGACCGCGCGAACGGCGCCCTGGCCGAGCTCGCCACCGAGGGGGTGCCGCTGGCGGGCGGCCGGGTCCTGTTCGGCGCCTGGTCCGAGGCGTGGGGACGCGGCGCCACCCGGATGCTGCTGTCGCAGTCGCCCGACGTCGACGCGGTGTTCGCCGGCTCCGACCAGATCGCCCGCGGCGTGCTCGATGCCCTCCAGGAGGCGGGCCGGTCTGTCCCCGACGACGTGGCCGTCATCGGCTTCGACAACTGGGAGATCTTCGCCGCAGGCGCGCGCCCCGCGCTGAGCAGCATCGACATGAACCTCCAGCAGCTCGGCCGGGTCGCCGCGCAGCGCCTGTTCGCCGCCATCCGCGGGACGATGGGGTCCGGGGTGGAGAAGCTGCCGTGCCGGCTCGTGCCCCGGGAGTCGACCGCCCCCGCGGCCTGA